One Vespa velutina chromosome 12, iVesVel2.1, whole genome shotgun sequence DNA window includes the following coding sequences:
- the LOC124953384 gene encoding RWD domain-containing protein 1: MDYKEEQRNEIEALESIYCGELEILSTEPFYSFAIPIKTEEYEAETDNGLSCRLEFTYTSKYPDEPLVVSIQDPENFENGSGEKLKEHLVEQMNENLGMVMVFTLVSASQEWMNVQWDKIKLHREESAALKLKEEEEAERKRFEGTRVTVETFLSWKEKFDEEMGYTKRREMAEREGKKLTGRELFMTDKTLDQSDLKFLDDGDAVKVDESLFQNLDDLDLENDDDDDDDDDDDDDPDFDPNSSYESA, from the exons ATGGATTATAAAGAGGAACAACGAAATGAAATCGAGGCTTTGGAATCGATTTATTGCGGAGAATTGGaaa TATTAAGTACAGAACCATTCTATTCGTTTGCTATACCAATCAAGACAGAGGAATATGAAGCTGAAACGGATAATGGACTGAGTTGTAGATTAGAATTTACTTATACGTCAAAATATCCAGACGAACCCCTTGTTGTTTCTATTCAAGATCCAGAAAATTTTGAGAACGGTAGCGGGGAGAAATTGAAGGAACATTTGGTCgaacaaatgaatgaaaatttagGTATGGTAATGGTATTTACGTTAGTTAGCGCATCACAGGAATGGATGAATGTACAATGGGATAAAATCAAATTGCACAGAGAAGAATCAGCCgctttgaaattaaaagaggaggaagaagctGAAAGA aaaagattcGAAGGAACAAGAGTTACCGTAGAAACGTTTCTTAGTTGGAAGGAAAAATTTGACGAAGAAATGGGATATactaagagaagagaaatggcagaacgagagggaaagaaattaACCGGAAGAGAATTATTTATGACTGATAAGACATTGGATCAATCCGATCTCAAATTCTTAGACGatg GAGATGCAGTTAAGGTCGATGAAAGCTTATTTCAAAATCTCGATGATCTTGATTTGgagaacgacgatgacgacgacgacgacgacgacgacgacgacgatcccGATTTTGATCCAAACTCTTCCTATGAGAGTGCCTAA